One window of Rubrivirga sp. SAORIC476 genomic DNA carries:
- a CDS encoding serine hydrolase, producing MLTVRLGLLATVVALSGCIWCPGPLLVTASPDPLAETVDAIVAQYPGATVAVAVRSPSRRFDRLADRTFHAASTMKVGVMIEAFRQVQAGRRAWDDPVRVENRFRSIVDGTEYQITDDSDDGLYALQGRDVTFRTLTERAITTSSNLATNLLIGLVTAESVQATMDRLGAPGLRVLRGVEDLKAFEAGLSNATTADALATVLEAIRDGRAVSPAADAEMVDILDDQAFNEMIPAGLPAGTRVAHKTGWITEIHHDAAIVYPEGAEPYVLVILTEGLADHDESARLGAEVARAVHASVTGAAR from the coding sequence ATGCTGACCGTCCGCCTCGGCCTGCTCGCCACCGTGGTCGCCCTCTCGGGCTGCATCTGGTGCCCGGGCCCCCTGCTCGTGACCGCCTCCCCCGACCCGCTGGCCGAGACCGTCGACGCCATCGTGGCGCAGTACCCCGGCGCGACGGTCGCCGTCGCCGTCCGCAGCCCGTCCCGCCGGTTCGACCGTCTGGCCGACCGCACCTTCCACGCCGCCTCGACGATGAAAGTGGGCGTGATGATCGAAGCCTTCCGGCAGGTGCAGGCTGGCCGGAGAGCATGGGACGACCCGGTCCGCGTCGAGAACCGGTTCCGCTCCATCGTCGACGGCACCGAGTACCAGATCACGGACGACTCGGACGACGGCCTCTACGCGCTCCAAGGCCGGGACGTGACGTTCCGCACCCTGACCGAGCGCGCCATCACGACCTCGTCCAACCTCGCCACCAATCTGCTCATCGGCCTCGTCACGGCCGAATCGGTGCAGGCGACGATGGACCGCCTGGGAGCGCCGGGCCTGCGCGTGCTGCGGGGCGTCGAGGACCTGAAGGCGTTCGAAGCCGGACTCAGCAACGCCACCACCGCCGACGCGCTCGCGACCGTGCTGGAGGCGATCCGCGACGGCCGCGCCGTTTCCCCCGCCGCGGACGCAGAGATGGTCGACATCCTGGACGACCAGGCGTTCAACGAGATGATCCCCGCCGGCCTACCGGCGGGCACGCGGGTGGCCCACAAGACGGGCTGGATCACCGAGATCCACCACGACGCCGCCATCGTCTACCCGGAAGGCGCCGAGCCGTACGTGCTCGTGATCCTGACCGAGGGCCTCGCCGACCACGACGAGTCCGCCCGCCTCGGCGCCGAGGTAGCCCGGGCCGTCCACGCCTCCGTGACGGGCGCCGCGAGGTAG
- the arsN2 gene encoding arsenic resistance N-acetyltransferase ArsN2, which produces MTAAADPRTSVLFVCTHNSARSQLAEGLLRARHGDRYEAFSAGTVARGVHPLAVEALRDAGIDPSAQSSKTIDDLGDQDFDIVVTVCDNALEACPYLPARVRNVHHSFRDPSAVEGTENDRRAAFATVRDEIAAWIDGAFGTPEPATEADLPGIRALLEAAALPVGDLPEADRFLVVRPGNVVLGSVAVEPYGDAGLLRSLAVAPEARGTGAGSRLVEAAEARAHADGLRSLVLLTTTAAPFFEARGYAPMDRAEAPAGVRQSSEFQGTCCASAVCLGKALSP; this is translated from the coding sequence ATGACGGCTGCTGCTGACCCCCGGACCTCCGTCCTCTTCGTCTGCACCCACAACTCGGCCCGGTCGCAGCTGGCCGAAGGGCTGCTCCGCGCCCGTCACGGCGACCGCTACGAAGCATTCAGTGCCGGGACCGTCGCGCGCGGCGTACACCCGCTGGCCGTCGAAGCGCTCCGCGACGCGGGCATCGACCCGAGCGCCCAGAGCTCAAAGACCATCGACGACCTGGGCGACCAGGACTTCGACATCGTCGTGACCGTGTGCGACAACGCCCTCGAAGCGTGTCCGTACTTGCCTGCGCGCGTCCGCAACGTGCACCACAGCTTCCGGGACCCGTCGGCGGTGGAGGGCACAGAGAACGACCGGCGCGCGGCCTTCGCGACCGTCCGCGACGAGATCGCTGCCTGGATCGATGGCGCGTTCGGGACGCCCGAACCCGCTACCGAGGCCGACCTCCCCGGCATCCGGGCGCTTCTGGAGGCTGCGGCTCTGCCAGTCGGCGACCTGCCCGAAGCCGACCGCTTCCTCGTCGTCCGCCCTGGTAACGTCGTGCTCGGCAGCGTGGCCGTCGAGCCGTACGGCGACGCCGGGTTGCTCCGGTCGCTGGCCGTGGCGCCCGAGGCGCGCGGGACGGGGGCGGGCTCCCGCCTCGTAGAAGCCGCCGAGGCGCGCGCCCACGCCGACGGCCTTCGCTCGCTCGTCCTCCTCACCACGACCGCCGCCCCCTTCTTCGAGGCTCGCGGCTACGCCCCGATGGACCGTGCCGAGGCCCCCGCGGGCGTCCGCCAGTCGAGTGAGTTCCAGGGCACGTGCTGCGCATCGGCGGTGTGCCTGGGCAAAGCGCTGTCCCCATGA
- a CDS encoding helix-turn-helix transcriptional regulator translates to MTDSPPATLPDDATLATWAKALSHPARIAILRTLGARGSCVCGEVVEVVGLAQSTVSQHLKVLREAGLISGTPDGQRSCYCLKAGALASISASLGVFFEGLSSCSCDDGCC, encoded by the coding sequence ATGACCGACTCCCCGCCGGCCACCCTCCCGGACGACGCGACGCTCGCGACCTGGGCGAAGGCTCTCTCCCATCCCGCCCGCATCGCCATCCTCCGCACCCTCGGTGCGCGAGGGTCGTGCGTCTGCGGCGAGGTGGTCGAGGTGGTCGGGCTGGCCCAATCGACCGTGTCGCAGCACCTCAAGGTGCTTCGCGAGGCGGGACTGATCTCCGGCACGCCCGACGGCCAACGCTCCTGCTACTGCCTCAAGGCAGGTGCGCTGGCCTCCATCTCCGCTTCCCTCGGCGTCTTCTTCGAGGGCCTCTCTTCGTGCTCCTGCGATGACGGCTGCTGCTGA
- a CDS encoding T9SS type A sorting domain-containing protein, producing the protein MRSRLLSTFAFALALALPTQAAIIIVDSSTDDGVGCTLREAAQSADSNDPVGGCAAGDNMGDEIRFSVSSVTLTQGQIEFFSDVIVRGPVTLTAAPGSRVVEADGLFGFSIQFFDVTFRNGRGDGGGIYISGNSFVNVTGGAFIGNAAPGSGGAIWVSANSNGLNVSGVDFVGNQARGDAASAGGGAIYTDGASITVLSSTFTDNRALGTSSSGGAILNPNGAAMFVQNTTFTGNRAQRAGGAVETVGGYAEVTNGTFEGNTTGPNPGNGGAVHGGGSAQVVILQGSATQNRATEGGAFWISSDGTLSLSGVTLDGNIAEGAGTDQGGGGVYVDGGTLTVTDAMFTGNRATGASASGGAIFVNGGSATLTDATLRLNRAQRSGGAIEVMGGAEVGISGAEFSDNDAAPSPGDGGAVHLADGTLTLASTTFSRNYARNQGGALWVAAGATLTDHGSVFSENTARGLARQTPFLCGGAVYVGGGTVDLTESMFTSNRAHTCRGGAVAIRHGEVVVEQARFSENRASGYADDSQVDGGAIAVVGEAAVTISTSEFIDNQAQSSGGAIVALRGFSSVAPLTIEGSAVTGNFSVFGGGGLYAFGGTLEISTSVLSDNRTGLRGSQDAGGALLLGRSDVTIRESLIWGNSATGNGGGIDASDGSLSILNTTIHGNTALRGGGLFALGSANFALVEGSTLTDNQAGREGGGLRTGPNHVRLRSTIVAGNTVEGDDPNDGPSFLGTPVSGGFNIVDDAPLGFDPEPTDRINTDPMLGPLADNGGPTRTRAPLPGSPAIDTGDTDLTVDQRGYVRADGMDDVGAFEVGATPSGDLLAVAASTSLSTAEMDPLTVVPNPLDSHARATFIVSEAQVVTVTLYDVMGRRVQEVFAGPTQAATPVTVEVDGGSLAAGVYVLVLQGETVRSTRQVTVAR; encoded by the coding sequence GCGAGGCCCCGTTACCCTCACAGCCGCCCCGGGCAGCCGAGTCGTCGAGGCGGATGGGTTGTTCGGGTTCTCCATCCAGTTCTTCGATGTCACCTTCCGAAATGGACGGGGGGATGGCGGCGGGATCTACATATCGGGCAACTCCTTCGTGAACGTCACAGGCGGCGCGTTCATCGGGAACGCAGCCCCTGGGTCAGGAGGAGCCATCTGGGTCAGCGCGAACAGCAACGGCCTCAACGTGAGCGGCGTCGACTTCGTCGGCAACCAGGCGCGCGGAGATGCGGCTTCTGCCGGGGGCGGCGCCATCTACACGGACGGCGCTTCGATCACGGTCCTCTCCAGCACGTTCACGGACAACCGCGCGCTCGGGACCTCGAGCTCCGGAGGCGCGATCCTCAATCCGAACGGCGCGGCGATGTTCGTGCAGAACACCACGTTCACCGGCAACCGCGCGCAACGTGCAGGCGGCGCCGTGGAGACCGTCGGCGGCTACGCCGAGGTGACCAACGGGACCTTCGAAGGCAACACGACCGGGCCCAACCCCGGCAACGGCGGTGCCGTCCACGGTGGGGGCAGCGCCCAGGTGGTGATCCTCCAGGGGTCGGCGACCCAGAACCGGGCGACCGAGGGTGGAGCCTTCTGGATCAGCAGCGACGGCACCCTGTCCCTCTCCGGCGTCACTCTCGACGGCAACATCGCCGAGGGCGCAGGCACCGACCAGGGCGGCGGCGGTGTCTACGTCGACGGCGGCACGCTCACGGTCACGGACGCCATGTTCACCGGCAACCGTGCGACGGGGGCGTCCGCCTCGGGGGGCGCCATCTTCGTCAACGGCGGGTCCGCCACCCTCACGGACGCGACACTGCGTCTCAACCGGGCGCAGCGGTCTGGCGGAGCCATCGAGGTCATGGGCGGGGCCGAGGTGGGGATCTCCGGTGCCGAGTTCTCCGACAACGATGCGGCCCCGAGCCCCGGCGACGGAGGAGCCGTCCACCTCGCAGACGGCACCCTGACGCTCGCCTCGACCACGTTCTCCAGGAACTACGCCCGAAACCAGGGGGGCGCGCTCTGGGTCGCGGCCGGGGCCACGCTGACCGACCACGGCTCGGTGTTTAGCGAGAACACGGCCCGCGGGCTCGCCCGCCAGACTCCGTTCCTCTGCGGCGGCGCCGTCTACGTCGGGGGAGGCACTGTTGACCTCACCGAGTCCATGTTCACCAGCAACCGGGCACACACCTGCCGGGGCGGTGCCGTCGCCATTCGGCACGGCGAGGTGGTGGTGGAGCAGGCCCGGTTCTCGGAGAACCGCGCGTCCGGATACGCCGACGACAGCCAGGTGGACGGGGGCGCGATTGCGGTCGTCGGCGAGGCGGCCGTCACGATCTCGACCTCAGAGTTCATCGACAACCAGGCCCAATCCAGCGGAGGAGCGATCGTCGCCCTTCGAGGATTCAGTTCCGTCGCGCCACTCACCATCGAAGGATCCGCAGTCACCGGCAACTTCAGCGTGTTTGGCGGCGGAGGGCTCTACGCCTTCGGTGGCACGTTGGAGATCAGCACGTCGGTACTGTCGGACAACCGGACCGGCCTTCGCGGCTCGCAGGATGCGGGCGGGGCCCTCCTGCTTGGCCGAAGCGACGTCACGATCCGCGAGAGCCTGATCTGGGGCAACTCCGCGACGGGCAACGGCGGTGGGATCGACGCCAGTGACGGATCGCTCTCCATCCTCAACACGACGATCCACGGCAACACGGCACTGCGTGGCGGTGGTCTCTTCGCCCTCGGCTCCGCCAACTTTGCGCTGGTCGAGGGCAGTACGCTCACGGACAACCAGGCCGGCAGGGAGGGCGGTGGACTCCGGACCGGCCCGAACCACGTTCGACTCCGAAGCACGATCGTCGCGGGCAACACCGTCGAGGGCGACGACCCGAACGACGGGCCGAGCTTCCTGGGCACCCCCGTGTCCGGCGGCTTCAACATCGTGGACGACGCCCCGCTCGGCTTCGACCCCGAGCCCACGGACCGGATCAACACGGACCCGATGCTCGGCCCCCTCGCCGACAACGGCGGCCCGACGCGGACGCGCGCCCCGCTCCCGGGCAGCCCGGCCATCGACACGGGCGACACGGACCTGACGGTCGACCAGCGCGGCTACGTGCGCGCGGACGGGATGGACGACGTGGGCGCGTTCGAGGTCGGCGCGACGCCGTCGGGCGACCTCCTCGCCGTGGCTGCCTCCACGTCGCTGTCGACGGCCGAAATGGACCCGCTGACCGTGGTTCCGAACCCGCTCGACAGTCATGCCCGTGCGACGTTCATCGTGAGCGAGGCGCAGGTGGTGACCGTCACGCTCTACGACGTGATGGGGCGTCGCGTGCAGGAGGTGTTCGCAGGCCCGACGCAGGCGGCGACGCCAGTGACGGTGGAGGTCGATGGCGGGTCGCTGGCCGCGGGCGTGTACGTGCTCGTGCTCCAGGGCGAGACGGTCCGGTCGACGCGCCAGGTGACGGTCGCTCGCTGA